The Penaeus chinensis breed Huanghai No. 1 chromosome 36, ASM1920278v2, whole genome shotgun sequence genome includes a region encoding these proteins:
- the LOC125045003 gene encoding 39S ribosomal protein L36, mitochondrial-like, producing the protein MQSLTMRCLSVLHRAVPGCSISSVISPFMRPLHMMPIISREVIRKPMLQPAPTLVVQSCGMKQKGKLSLRCDDCYYVMRKGRLYVMCKTKPRHKQMAMQKKEKNTWILTHATQSPNRPW; encoded by the exons atGCAGTCTCTTACAATGCGCTGCTTGTCAGTACTCCACAGAGCAGTACCTGGATGCAGCATTTCAAGTGTTATATCTCCATTTATGAGGCCTCTTCATATGATGCCTATAATTTCAAGAGAAGTTATAAGAAAACCAATGCTACAG cCTGCTCCAACATTGGTAGTACAATCATGCGGAATGAAGCAGAAAGGGAAACTAAGTTTGAGgtgtgatgattgttattatgttatgagGAAGGGGCGACTTTATGTGATGTGCAAGACTAAGCCAAGACACAAGCAGATGGCAatgcagaaaaaggaaaagaatacttGGATTTTGACACATGCAACACAGTCACCAAACAGACCCTGGTAG